TCTCCCGCGAAACATTCAAAGAgaagaatattttggatttcTCCATGTTGACTTTCTGGCCAGATGCTATGCAGAATCTTTCCGGTACACCTCTAATGACACGTATCTGAGCAACTGAGGCCTCCGCAAATAGTATAAGGTCATCTGCAAACAAGATATGGGATAACAACGGTCCTCCTCGTGATAGTCGTATAGGTTTCCAATTGTTCTCCACTACAGCTCGATCAATAAGGTGGCAAAGCCGTTCCATACACAGAACAAAAAGGTAGGGAGACAAGGGGTCTCCCTGCCGTAAGCCCCTCAGTGGCTTGAAACTATCAGTCATCTCTCCGTTCCACAACAGACTCATCGATAGTCCTGTAACACACTGCATAATCCACCCTACGCAAGTATCAGGGAACCCGACTGCCTGTAAAGTATCCTCCAAAAAATCCCAGCGTATTCTGTCAAAAGCTTTTTCGAGATCCAGTTTCAACAGCATCAAACCCTTCCTGCCCTTCTTCCGGCGCATTGAATGGACTGCTTCTTGGACCACCACTATATTATCTGTGGTAAGTCGACCTGGAAGAGAACTTGATTGCGCTGGCCCAATGATTTTGTTCATGATCCATTTCATCCTTCCCACCAATGTCTTTGTGATCGTTTTAAATAGGACATTGCAGAGGCTTATTGGTCTGAATTGCATTATTCTCTCAGGTCTCACAACCTTCGCGATAAGCACCAAGACTGCATTGTTTGTGTTCTGGGGTAATTCCCACGTTCTAAAGAAGTCAAGCACAAACTGAACCACCGAGCTTCCAACCGTATCCCAACATCGCTGGTAGAACACTGGTTGAAATCCATTCGGCAACATTACTGCCGCTGCAAATCGTGTTTATCCGCATATGACAGCGTCGCGAAGCTCCCCCGAGGTAATGCTTCCACTGACTGTTCCACATCATCCAAAGAATAAAGTCTCTTGTAGTAGGCGATAGCCAACTTCTCTAGCTCTTCTCCATCGGTCAGCCACTGCCCCTGCTCATCTTTTAGCTTCTCAATCATGTTCTTCCTCCTACGGATGATCGTGGAAGTGTGAAAGAATTTTGTATTGCGATCTCCTTGTGTGAGGAGCTTCTCACGAAATTTCTGATACCAAATAATCTCCTCCTGCTCCAACACTACATCGAACTCATTTGTCAAACTACTCTCCTTCTGTAGTAATTCATTCGTTGGATTACTTTCGATCATCTTTTGAACTTCCAGAATATCACTCAACAGTTTTTCTTTCCTTCTCTGAACATTACCAAACACTTCCTTATTCCATCTTTTCAGAACTCCTTGTAACTTCTTTAGCGCCAGTCTCGTATCCAGATTACTATCCCACGAGGCTGTCAATAGATCCTTAAACCCCTCATGAGTTAGCCATGCCGCCTCAAAGCGAAATGGACGATGACTCTTGTTCGTCTGTAGTATCGGCTCCAAATCAACGTATAATGGAGCATGGTCAGACGCAAGAAAAGGTAAGTGTGTGACTGTTGCCTCCTGCCATTTGAGTCGAGCATGGGGACAACAGAGAACACGGTCCAAACGCTTCGCAATAAAGAGACTCTCCGATCGTCCTCTCTTCCATGTAAATTGCTGACCTCGAAATCCCATATCAATGAGTGAACTGGCGTTTATCCAGCTCCCAAACTCTAAGGAATCTTGAGAAAGTCGTCCACTTCCGCCCATCCTTTCATCAAGCTGAAGGATCTTGTTAAAATCCCCACCAATAACCACTGGCTCGCTCGCTAGCTGAACTACTTCCTTGAGTTGTTCCCAGAGCCCGATGCATCTGGTTACAGTCGGTGCTGCGTAGACAGCCACCAAGATTAGAGTATCCACTCCCTTACTGATTCTAGCGTGAATAAACTGATCGGAGTGTTTCACGATTTCGACATCTCCCACATCAGATTTCCACAACAACCATAGACCTCCACTCTGGCCCACCGAATCCACACGAAAATTCTGATCAAAACCTAAGTTCTGACATATGCATCCGGCACGATCCCCTCCTGCGTGGGTCTCAAACACTGCAAGAACATCAGTACTATATTTCTTCAATAAGTAACGGATCGAACGTCGGAAATTGGGTTTATTTGCCCCCCGGCAATTCCACATAAGAATCTTCATCATTAACAAACACCAAATAGTAAGAAAAGCCGGGGACAACTGTTACGCCTCCTGAGACTCCATTATCTCCGATGGGACTTCATGCATACCTGCATCGTTTCCCAAATTCGCATCCACCACATCCAAGATCGGGTTCGACTCCGTACCCTTATCAGCCAATTGGGGAAGAACTCCATCTACTCTAACAGGGCTATCCTGTAGAAAGAGACCACCGGCATTCCCCAGATTATCCTGTTCGACTCTCAATCGTTTCCCGTTGCTTGACAGTTCAATCCCTCCTCCGGTTGGACCAAACACAAGCCCTCTCATGGGCTTTGACTT
The window above is part of the Brassica napus cultivar Da-Ae chromosome C3, Da-Ae, whole genome shotgun sequence genome. Proteins encoded here:
- the LOC106384429 gene encoding uncharacterized protein LOC106384429; this encodes MMKILMWNCRGANKPNFRRSIRYLLKKYSTDVLAVFETHAGGDRAGCICQNLGFDQNFRVDSVGQSGGLWLLWKSDVGDVEIVKHSDQFIHARISKGVDTLILVAVYAAPTVTRCIGLWEQLKEVVQLASEPVVIGGDFNKILQLDERMGGSGRLSQDSLEFGSWINASSLIDMGFRGQQFTWKRGRSESLFIAKRLDRVLCCPHARLKWQEATVTHLPFLASDHAPLYVDLEPILQTNKSHRPFRFEAAWLTHEGFKDLLTASWDSNLDTRLALKKLQGVLKRWNKEVFGNVQRRKEKLLSDILEVQKMIESNPTNELLQKESSLTNEFDVVLEQEEIIWYQKFREKLLTQGDRNTKFFHTSTIIRRRKNMIEKLKDEQGQWLTDGEELEKLAIAYYKRLYSLDDVEQSVEALPRGSFATLSYADKHDLQRQ